CGGCGGTCACGCCGGTGAGCACGCCGACCACCGGTGCCAGGCAGGACTGCTCGAACCCGAGCACGGTGTGCCCGAGCACGGTGATCAGGGTGAGGGACTCCGCCAGCCGCCGGAACGCCTTGTCTCGCCTCCGGGTGGCGTTCATGGCCGCCGGATCTCCGAGGCGCGGCCGTCGGCCAGCAGGATCCGGTGCCAGCCGGGCTCCAGGGACACCGACGCGGTACGGGCGCCGCCGCAGGCGTCCCTCCAGGAGATCTCGACGGGGACGGTGGAGTCAGGCACGTCGTCGCCCAGGCCGAACAGCAACTCGGGCGCGGAGACGCCGTTGTGGCCGTTGGCGGGGTAGAGCTGCCTGCCGCGCGTGACCCCGCCGGGCAGGCGCACCGTGGCGACGGCTCCGATGGCGGGTCGCGTCGGCCCGGGATACACCTGCCAGGGACGTCCCGGCTGGGGCCATGCCCGCCCTCGCGCCTCGCCGGGCTGTTCGTGTCCGAGTGGTTCGTGTCCGGGCTGTTCGTGCCTGAGCTGCTCGTGTCCGAGTCGTTCCTGTCCGGGATAGGCCGGTTCCGGTCGGGTCTGCTCTTTGGGTGTCCGCGCGGGACGGGTCGCGGTGGCCGTGCCGCAGGTGCCGGCCGGGAGGCGGAGCCGCAGGCCCACGAACGGGGCCGTCGGGCCGTGGTTGCTGTAGAGCACCGACGCGGACCACTGGTTGGCGACCGCGAAGTCCAGCCGCCCGTCGTCGTCGACGTCGCCCACGGCGAAGGCCCGGCTGACAGTACCCTCGCCGCCCTCGCCGCCCTCGCCGCCCTCGCCGTCACCGTTGTCGCCGCCGACACCGGCTCGCCGTGCCACGTCCACGTAGCGGCCGTCCGGCCCCCTGGTGAAGAAGGTGTTGGTGTCACGGCCCGACAGGTCGTCCCCGGCCCTCAGCTCCGGCCACAGCGAGGGGCGAGAGAGGAACAGGTCGTTGGCCGACGCCGCCTCCTGCAGCCGCGCCCACCGGTCGACCTCACCCCTGACGAACCCGGTCGCGTGCATGATCTCGTCGGTGCCGTCGTTGTCGAAGTCGGCGGCCTTGACGTCCCAGGACCAGCCGCTGCGGCTCAGCCCCAGCTCCTCGCCGAGGTCGTCGTACGGGGCGTGCCCCTCGTGGAGCCCGCCGGGCCGTGACACGAAGGCGAAGTTGCCCTCCTGGAGCGCGTGGTTCGCGGTGAGGTTGCTCACCAGGATGTCCGGCCTGCCGTCGGCGTTGAGGTCGGTGAAGGCCACCCCCATCCCCTTGAACGAGTCGCGGCCGACGACCCGGGAGGGGGGAGTCGTCAGGTGCCGGGTGCCCCGGGCCTCGGTGAACCGGATCCTGCCGGGCACCGACTCGTTGACCAGCAGGTGGTCGGGGCCGAAGTCGTTGGCCACGTACAGCTCGGGCCGCCCGTCGCCGTCCAAGTCCTGGGTGCCCAGCGCGAGGGTCCAGCCCCCGCCCTCGCCCTCGACCTCGTCGAACACCCCCTTGGCCTCCGCGAACAGCGCGGGTCCCGTCGCCCGGTAGAGCCGGTCGCCGCCCCCGTTGGCGGCGGCGGACAGCGAGTCGGGCATCACGGCGTCGCCGCGGTCGCCGGGGCCGGCTGTGCCGCCGCCCAGCACCCTGACGCCGTCGGGGAAGTAGTTGCCGAAGACCAGGTCGAGGCGGCCGTCCCCGTCGAAGTCACCGGCCGTGGCCGCGCTGGTGTTCCAGATCTCCGGTTCGGCGGTCAGCGCGCGGTGGCGGAAGGCCGCACCGGACGGGGGCGCCCCGGGTACGCGCAGGAACAGGGAGGGGGAGCGGCCCCAGTAGTAGACGACCAGGTCCTCCCAGCCGTCCTGGTCGAGATCGGCGGGCAGGCACCCCGTCGGCGCCTCGTGCCGCCTGCGCTCCGGGGGGACCAGCGTGAACGGCCGGTAGCCGCGGGAGGTGCCCGGTGCGGGCCTGACGGTCACCGTGTCGCGGCGGGGATCGACCAGGCACAGGTCGTCGGCGACGACCTCGCCGTCCACGTCGAACAGGGCCACCCCGGCGCCCAGCGCCGACACCAGGCTCCTGAGGTTGGCGTACCCCGGCGCGACCGGTCGCAGGACGCGGTCATCGGCCTGCGCGGGCGGGCCCAGCGACCTCGCGTGGAAGGAGAAGTCGGCGGAGGTCTCCACGGCTGAGGTGTCCGGCAGGGCGGTCAGCCTCCACCCGGCGGTGGCGGCCACCAGGGCCAGGACTCCCGCCGCGTACCTGCGAACCCCCGGCACCGTTCCCACCGCCCCTCCCAATCGTGGTCATGAGTGGTCATGAATCGCGGTCGCGTCGTGCCCAGGCCTTCCGGATCCCCGCCCGCCAGGCCTGGTAGTGGTCGCCGCTGTGCGCGTTGTGGCCCAGCGCGACGAGCGCGGTGCCGGTCCAGCCCGCGGCCTCGTCGGCCTCGGCCCCGCACAGCACGGGGGCGGCGGCGAGGGTGTGTTCGGGGACGACCGCCGAGATCAGCCGGGAGGCGCAGGCGAAGGCGCAGCCCTGGGCGAGGTGGGCGCGGAAGCCGTCCTCGGCCGCCGCCGAGGCCAGCCGCTCCAGGTCCGCGGTGCTCGCGCCCCCGGCGTACGTGGCGGCCAGGCCCACCCCGCTCCACAGGTCGGCGCGGCGTCCCGCGGGAAACTCGGCGATGCGCAGCACGACGTCGCCCGCCCCCGCGCACTCGTGGAACCAGAGCATCCGCCCCAGCCCCTGGTCGAAGATCGCCCGCCGGGTCCGGTCCATGAGCCCGGCGGCGCGCTGGCGTCCCACCGTGCGGTCGGAGGAGAAGAAACCCTGGTGGAAGCCGAAGCCGTCGTGGGCCAGCCAGCGCAGCAGCGGGTGCACCGAGTGGATGCCCCACATCGGCCGCAGCCGCATGCGGGCGTACGCCCAGCCGGCGCCCATGTGGATGAGGTGCGGGTAGCGCACGCCCTGCCCGCTCAGCAGTTCCCTGAGCCGGCGCCCGCCGGTGAGGGTGAGCACGTCGAGGGTGGTGCAGGCCATGCCCGCGCCCTCGTACGCGAAGCCGCGCAGCTCCTCGTGGAGGTCGTCGATCCGCCCGGTCTCCCCGGCGACCACCGCGTTGAAGCCGGCCATGAACGCCTCTACCGCGCCCTCCAGTCGCTCGCGCGCCGGTCCCAGCCGGAACCGCCGCACCCCGAACCCCACCTGGGCGGGGTCCTGCCACAGCAGCCGGGCCACACCCCGCGGCCTGGACGGCGCGGGGGATCTCCACGGGTGGGATGGTTCCGGCGGGTTCGGGGTCTCGGGTGGGTTCGGGACCTCGGGCGCACGCGGGGTCTCGGGTGGACACGGGTTCTTGTGGTGGGGCGCACGCGGGGTTTCGGGTGGACGCGGGGTCTCGTGGTGGGGCGGATTCGGGGTTTCGGGTGGACGCGGGGTCTCGTGGTGGGGCGGATTCGGGGTTTCGGGTGGACGCGGGGTTTCGCGGTGGGGCGGAGAGGGCGGGGAGTCCGGCGGGTCCGGAGAGACGGGAGGGGGTGCGAGGTCTGAGGGATCCGGGACATCCGGAGGGTCCGGCGGATCGGGAGGGGCCGGGAGGTCCGGCTCGGCGTCGTCGCTCTGAGCCACCGTCCGAGTGCCCTCCGCGTTACTCACGGACCCGAAGGTAGTGAGCCGCGTTCAGCCCTTCAAGTACCGCGTTTCTGATTCCGTGCAAAGAAACCGCCGGAGCGCGGGGCCGGGGAGCCGGGAGCCTCCACCGGCCCCGTCGGTCAGGCCCGCCGATCGGGTCACGCGTCGCCTCGCACCGACCGGCGCCGTGACCGGGAGCGCGGGGCCGGGGAGCCGAGCGCGGGGCCGGGTGGCCAAAGCAGGGCATGGGAGTCGAGCGCGGGGCCGGGAAGCCAGGGCGGGGCCGGGTGGCCGAGAGCGCGGAGCGGGGCCGGGGAGTGAGATCGGGGGCGGGGAGTTCAGCTTCTGGAGCGGGCGTGGCTGCAGCCGCAGGCGGCGGTGGGGCGGTCGGTCACGTACGCGCCCGCGTCACGGAAGACGCCCGAGGCGGGGGTGTGCCCGTCCAGCGCGTCGGCGGCGAGCACGACCGCGGCCGCGGTGTAGGCCGAGCGCTCGTGCGGGAAGTGCTTCTCGTTCACGAACTGCCAGCCGGTCCAGTACGAGCCGTCCTCGTGCCGCAGGTGCTGCATGTCCGAGAAGAGCTTCCGTGCCCGTTCCCGGTCGCCCAGGGCGTCGAGGGTCAGCACCAGCTCGCACGTCTCGGCGCCGGTCACCCACGGCTGGTCGGAGACGCAGCGGATGCCGAGGTCCGGTTCCACGAACGTGTCCCACTCCTCGGCCAGCCGCGCCTCCGCGGCCGGGCCGCGCACCGCGCCGCCCAGGATCGGGTAGTACCAGTCCATCGAGAAGCGGCTCTTGTCGGCGAACGCCTCGGGGTGGGCGGCCAGCACGTGGCCGAGCTGGTCGGCGGCCAGTTCCCAGTCGGGCTGCGGGTCACCCAGGTGCTCGCCGAGCAGCACACCGCAGCGCAGACCCTGGTGGACGGAGGCGCAGCCGGTCAGCAGGGCGTACGCGGCGGCCCTGCCGTCGGCCGCGCGCTCCCAGACGATCTCACCCCGGGTGGTCTGCAGGCCGACCACGAAGTCCAGCGCGGCCCGGACGACCGGCCACATCCGCCGGGCGAAGTCCTCATCCCCGGTCACCAGCAGCTCGTGCCAGACGCCGACCGCGACGTACGCGGTGTGGTTGGACTCCCCGCCCTGCTCGACGGCCTCGCCCCCGACCAGCTTCATCGGCCAGGAGCCGTCGGCCCGCTGCGTGCGGACCAGCCAGTCGTACCCCCGGCGGACCGGGCCGGTCAGTCCCGCCACGCTCATCGCCATCAGGCACTCGACGTGGTTCCAGGCGTCCACGTGTCCTTCGGGCCACGGGACGCCGCCGTCGGGCTCCTGCATCGCCGCGATGCTCCACGCGGTCCGGACGACCTGTTCCCACTCCATGGAGCCGCTCACCGCTTCTCCTCCAGAGGTCACGCAGGCTTCCGGACGTAGAGCACCACGCTCTTGCCGATGAGCGGGTTGAGCACGGCCTCGGCGATCCTGGTGGCGGCGGGGCGCTTCATGATGTCCCAGACCAGCAGCTCGTGGTACGCCTTGGCCAGCGGGTGGTCGTCGTTGCCGACGCCGACCGCGCACTTGATCCACCAGTACGGCGCGTGCAGCCCGTGGGCGTGGTGGTGCGGGCCGATGGTGAAGCCCGTCGACTTGAGCTTCGCGCTCAGCTCGGCCAGCGTGTAGATGCGGACGTGCCCGCCGGGAGCGGTGTGGTACGCCTCGTCGAGTGCCCAGCAGATCCGTTCGGGCAGGAAGCTCGGCACGGTGACGGCCGCCTGGCCGCCCGGCTTGAGCACCCGGAAGATCTCGCGCATCGCGGCCATGTCGTCGGGGATG
This region of Streptosporangium sp. NBC_01495 genomic DNA includes:
- a CDS encoding CRTAC1 family protein; this translates as MGTVPGVRRYAAGVLALVAATAGWRLTALPDTSAVETSADFSFHARSLGPPAQADDRVLRPVAPGYANLRSLVSALGAGVALFDVDGEVVADDLCLVDPRRDTVTVRPAPGTSRGYRPFTLVPPERRRHEAPTGCLPADLDQDGWEDLVVYYWGRSPSLFLRVPGAPPSGAAFRHRALTAEPEIWNTSAATAGDFDGDGRLDLVFGNYFPDGVRVLGGGTAGPGDRGDAVMPDSLSAAANGGGDRLYRATGPALFAEAKGVFDEVEGEGGGWTLALGTQDLDGDGRPELYVANDFGPDHLLVNESVPGRIRFTEARGTRHLTTPPSRVVGRDSFKGMGVAFTDLNADGRPDILVSNLTANHALQEGNFAFVSRPGGLHEGHAPYDDLGEELGLSRSGWSWDVKAADFDNDGTDEIMHATGFVRGEVDRWARLQEAASANDLFLSRPSLWPELRAGDDLSGRDTNTFFTRGPDGRYVDVARRAGVGGDNGDGEGGEGGEGGEGTVSRAFAVGDVDDDGRLDFAVANQWSASVLYSNHGPTAPFVGLRLRLPAGTCGTATATRPARTPKEQTRPEPAYPGQERLGHEQLRHEQPGHEPLGHEQPGEARGRAWPQPGRPWQVYPGPTRPAIGAVATVRLPGGVTRGRQLYPANGHNGVSAPELLFGLGDDVPDSTVPVEISWRDACGGARTASVSLEPGWHRILLADGRASEIRRP
- a CDS encoding DUF1702 family protein, which produces MARLLWQDPAQVGFGVRRFRLGPARERLEGAVEAFMAGFNAVVAGETGRIDDLHEELRGFAYEGAGMACTTLDVLTLTGGRRLRELLSGQGVRYPHLIHMGAGWAYARMRLRPMWGIHSVHPLLRWLAHDGFGFHQGFFSSDRTVGRQRAAGLMDRTRRAIFDQGLGRMLWFHECAGAGDVVLRIAEFPAGRRADLWSGVGLAATYAGGASTADLERLASAAAEDGFRAHLAQGCAFACASRLISAVVPEHTLAAAPVLCGAEADEAAGWTGTALVALGHNAHSGDHYQAWRAGIRKAWARRDRDS
- a CDS encoding prenyltransferase, which encodes MEWEQVVRTAWSIAAMQEPDGGVPWPEGHVDAWNHVECLMAMSVAGLTGPVRRGYDWLVRTQRADGSWPMKLVGGEAVEQGGESNHTAYVAVGVWHELLVTGDEDFARRMWPVVRAALDFVVGLQTTRGEIVWERAADGRAAAYALLTGCASVHQGLRCGVLLGEHLGDPQPDWELAADQLGHVLAAHPEAFADKSRFSMDWYYPILGGAVRGPAAEARLAEEWDTFVEPDLGIRCVSDQPWVTGAETCELVLTLDALGDRERARKLFSDMQHLRHEDGSYWTGWQFVNEKHFPHERSAYTAAAVVLAADALDGHTPASGVFRDAGAYVTDRPTAACGCSHARSRS
- a CDS encoding class I SAM-dependent methyltransferase, producing the protein MLTVDFDRLPVGPGTRVLDLGCGGGRHAFEVLRRGADVVAFDMDARELEGVASMFAAMDKAGEVPPEATADTVTGDALDMPFEDGSFDRVIAAEVLEHIPDDMAAMREIFRVLKPGGQAAVTVPSFLPERICWALDEAYHTAPGGHVRIYTLAELSAKLKSTGFTIGPHHHAHGLHAPYWWIKCAVGVGNDDHPLAKAYHELLVWDIMKRPAATRIAEAVLNPLIGKSVVLYVRKPA